One window from the genome of Salvia miltiorrhiza cultivar Shanhuang (shh) chromosome 7, IMPLAD_Smil_shh, whole genome shotgun sequence encodes:
- the LOC130993207 gene encoding ENHANCER OF AG-4 protein 2-like: MAPGRRRGAKGVKTKTELSLGELVLAKVKGFPAWPAKISRPEDWQRVPDPRKCFVQFFGTAEIAFVAPGDIQTFTNEAKNKLSARCLGKTVKYFAQAVKEICEEFEELQQKRSSGVRDDNCTQTHPPEAHSVDPMVDEALDINQNNGIVPECKLEMKESDDLGSGLEHCPHKQDEVECQDVKPYLSDDVNRRLSPPVSLRKRNKFSSDHNNVVKDSLSVSSPSHHSLKKEDPLDIKVKGRYSDGSQNELTNGHRSKLAMGSKKKSPGAGLGSGGSAVSYDHGEVMKRKFASGGSMKLSSPDIPKLRVDVSSQKGEKRLMKEKRHSEAAHDGQQDAKVHFESQNDAMSRKKMKVHHGCEKTGSRTNGASSPPAKISKTADTGKDTNMIKAQINCKSDSRSPNSLDDKMASKEPKRFTTVGKPEVLQPIRPPIINNSESDEDDLPPIKRHRRELETMSGSALISENRLGISVSHKTDSVLPSKVISPVAQLPMKRRSVRICDDDDDELPKTPVHGGTTSKVSAIPRVSDSKKKSITHGDKSVYDPQVLRNPGEVDNNGLKEQVQSNRVMNKLLSPAAQQGIEKRMRESSAAHVSPSPRQLDSEKLASMEVKPVSVSPKRSPQSVGGGRVSRELESKQSNKAPSNDFRKKTPVGDSKNSASSDRSNLFPNQTLSERSKQPSSGDKKKTTPKLDSRINDSVAVASNENITSVRERLSASKDNKTSHTVDSKTSDSVMSMKHLIAAAQARKKQTHFQNTYGNPFLFSIPDIDMAGRVPSPAPALLAYEASNTLQLDVLGAHPTSPCSNLHQIPPNNQHENDELEERRVSSGHQGTGSSLSGGTEAAVARDAFEGMIETLSRTKESIARATRLAIDCAKYGLANEVVELLIQKLENEPSLHRRVDLFFLVDSITQCSHTQRGASYVSTVQAALPRLIGAAAPTGAGAQENRRQCRKVLRLWLERKILPESVLRRYMDDFGVVNDDTSIPLRRPSRAERAIDDPIREMEGMVVDEYGSNAMFQLPGFLSASVFEEEEDEDATNINLCLKDDDVSPSKHTPGSRDPENHSVTPSDRRHCILEEVDGELEMEDVSGHQKDERPVMTNGSVELPSLELNPDSMHESSSNTSTEWLPSPDGSPPLPPGSPPLTPQLPTSPPPSSPPPPPPPSSPPPPPPPPTIYQHPFPQAPVGPPQTPVGPPPQAGPIPPVGPPPRPAGPSPPIGPPLRPAGPSPPVVPPPPHLRPPPPPLGPHPPPFGPPPHLGPPAPVISQQSFPSQPPLVSHNKTPLPSLPLSPRSSYQPHPLPHEVGATPTGNQQTHMVSTTHGSHMDPSARGEVPPKQSSCFPPSGVSIAREHVGYNSSRHVEYGEDDAYINPQASQHRQQYLPGSVPFTQRPVLPELPSQRPPSHFPYPNSAQQHQYPSYSLPNFADGPRRYIADEHWRKQGNDFKVDHPRGGWMPGGRPCSGPSFSQEGYHERPPASTISYQHSAPNTLPSSGQVPVHGVPIMASRPNMSTNWRPT, translated from the exons ATGGCTCCGGGGCGCAGGCGCGGAGCGAAGGGGGTTAAGACGAAGACCGAGTTGAGCTTGGGCGAGCTCGTTCTCGCCAAAGTTAAGGGTTTCCCCGCTTGGCCTGCCAAG ATAAGCAGACCTGAAGATTGGCAGCGTGTGCCTGATCCTAGAAAATGCTTCGTCCAGTTCTTTGGTACAGCAGAAAT AGCTTTTGTTGCACCTGGGGATATTCAGACATTCACGAATGAAGCGAAAAATAAATTGTCAGCTCGATGCCTGGGTAAGACAGTTAAATACTTTGCCCAAGCGGTGAAAGAAATATGTGAGGAATTTGAAGAGTTGCAGCAAAAAAGATCAAGTGGTGTGAGAGATGATAACTGTACACAAACTCATCCACCCGAGGCACATTCTGTTGATCCAATGGTAGACGAGGCCTTGGATATTAATCAAAACAACGGGATTGTGCCAGAATGCAAGTTGGAGATGAAAGAGTCTGATGATCTGGGCTCTGGCTTAGAGCATTGTCCGCACAAACAAGATGAGGTGGAATGTCAAGACGTGAAGCCTTATTTGTCAGATGACGTGAATCGTAGGTTGTCCCCTCCTGTATCTTTGCGAAAGAGGAATAAGTTCTCTTCAGACCACAACAATGTTGTCAAGGATTCACTATCAGTGTCTAGCCCTTCACACCATTCCCTTAAGAAGGAAGATCCTCTTGATATCAAAGTGAAGGGCAGATATTCTGATGGTAGCCAGAATGAATTGACAAATGGACACAGATCGAAGCTGGCAATGGGGTCAAAGAAAAAATCTCCGGGTGCAGGACTTGGAAGTGGTGGATCAGCTGTTTCTTATGATCATGGTGAAgtgatgaaaagaaaatttgcTTCAGGTGGCAGCATGAAGCTTTCATCGCCTGATATTCCAAAGTTACGTGTAGATGTTAGTAGTCAAAAGGGGGAAAAAAGGTTGATGAAAGAAAAAAGGCACTCTGAGGCAGCCCATGATGGTCAACAGGATGCTAAAGTGCATTTTGAGTCCCAAAATGATGCTATGTCCCGGAAAAAGATGAAGGTTCACCATGGGTGTGAAAAGACAGGGTCTCGGACAAATGGAGCATCATCTCCTCCTGCCAAAATATCAAAAACCGCTGATACTGGAAAGGACACTAACATGATAAAAGCTCAAATAAACTGCAAAAGTGATTCTAGAAGTCCTAATAGTCTTGATGACAAAATGGCTAGTAAAGAGCCTAAAAGGTTTACAACAGTTGGGAAGCCTGAGGTCTTACAGCCCATTAGGCCACCAATTATTAATAACTCGGAATCCGACGAGGACGATCTTCCCCCAATAAAGCGTCATCGCCGGGAACTGGAAACAATGTCCGGCTCTGCCTTGATTTCTGAAAATAGATTGGGAATTTCTGTATCACATAAGACCGACTCGGTACTTCCTAGTAAAGTCATATCTCCAGTTGCGCAGTTGCCAATGAAGCGTAGATCTGTCCGCatatgtgatgatgatgatgatgagttgccTAAAACTCCAGTTCACGGAGGAACTACCAGTAAGGTGTCTGCGATTCCACGCGTGTCAGATTCAAAAAAGAAATCTATAACGCATGGCGATAAATCTGTCTATGATCCACAGGTGTTAAGAAATCCAGGAGAAGTTGATAATAATGGGTTAAAAGAACAGGTACAGTCTAATCGAGTGATGAATAAGCTGTTATCTCCTGCTGCTCAACAAGGTATAGAGAAGAGGATGCGGGAATCATCAGCTGCACATGTATCTCCTAGTCCACGGCAGTTGGACTCTGAGAAGTTAGCCTCAATGGAGGTTAAACCAGTTTCAGTTTCTCCTAAAAGGTCCCCCCAATCTGTTGGTGGTGGGAGAGTGTCGAGAGAACTGGAAAGCAAGCAATCCAACAAGGCACCTAGTAATGATTTTAGGAAAAAAACTCCAGTAGGAGACAGCAAGAATTCAGCATCGTCTGATAGGTCAAACTTATTTCCTAATCAAACActaagtgaaagaagcaagcaaCCATCTTCTGGAGATAAAAAGAAAACAACTCCAAAATTAGATTCACGGATCAATGACTCTGTGGCTGTGGCTTCAAATGAAAACATCACATCAGTTCGGGAAAG GCTGAGTGCTAGCAAAGACAACAAAACAAGTCACACAGTTGACTCAAAAACTTCAGACTCCGTGATGTCAATGAAACATCTTATTGCTGCCGCTCAGGCAAGAAAGAAACAGACACACTTTCAGAATACTTATGGAAACCCTTTTCTTTTCTCAATTCCTGACATTGACATGGCTGGTCGGGTACCGAGTCCTGCACCTGCTCTGCTGGCGTATGAAGCAAGCAACACACTCCAACTGGATGTTCTAGGAGCTCATCCCACTTCTCCTTGCTCTAATCTTCATCAAATCCCACCTAATAATCAACATGAGAATGATGAACTTGAGGAGAGGAGGGTAAGCTCTGGTCATCAGGGCACTGGGAGCTCTCTCAGCGGGGGTACTGAGGCAGCTGTTGCTCGTGACGCATTTGAAGGGATGATAGAGACACTGTCAAGGACCAAAGAAAGTATTGCACGTGCAACTCGACTTGCAATTGATTGTGCAAAGTATGGGCTCGCCAATGAG GTTGTGGAGCTTCTTATACAGAAATTAGAAAATGAGCCAAGTTTACATCGCAGAGTGGATCTCTTTTTCCTTGTTGACTCAATAACCCAGTGCTCTCACACTCAGAGAG GGGCCTCATACGTCTCTACTGTTCAAGCTGCATTACCCCGCCTCATTGGGGCTGCTGCTCCTACTGGTGCAGGTGCTCAGGAAAATCGTCGTCAGTGTCGTAAG GTCTTGCGCTTGTGGCTCGAGAGGAAAATCTTGCCGGAATCCGTTCTTCGCCGCTACATGGATGACTTTGGAGTGGTAAATGATGATACATCAATCCCACTAAGACGGCCTTCCCGAGCTGAACGAGCTATTGATGATCCTATTAGAGAAATGGAAGGCATGGTTGTTGATGAATATGGAAG CAATGCTATGTTTCAGTTACCTGGATTTCTGTCAGCAAGTGTGTttgaagaagaggaagatgagGATGCtactaatataaatttatgcCTGAAAGATGATGATGTGTCACCTTCCAAGCATACACCTGGTAGCAGAGATCCTGAGAATCATTCTGTTACTCCTAGTGATCGGCGCCATTGCATATTGGAGGAAGTTGATGGTGAGCTTGAAATGGAAGATGTTTCTGGACACCAGAAGGATGAGAGACCAGTGATGACCAATGGCTCTGTTGAGCTTCCTTCATTGGAGCTCAATCCAGATAGTATGCATGAATCATCTTCAAACACCTCCACCGAGTGGCTTCCATCTCCTGACGGCTCTCCTCCACTACCACCTGGATCTCCACCTCTGACTCCACAGCTTCCAACTTCACCACCTCCATCAtcaccacctccacctccacctccatctTCCCccccacctccacctccaccacccACCATATACCAACATCCTTTTCCACAAGCACCTGTTGGTCCACCTCAGACACCTGTTGGTCCTCCACCACAAGCTGGTCCAATTCCACCTGTTGGACCTCCACCGAGACCTGCTGGTCCTTCTCCTCCTATTGGACCTCCACTTAGACCTGCCGGTCCTTCTCCACCTGTTGTACCTCCTCCCCCACATCTTCGTCCTCCTCCACCACCTCTTGGACCTCATCCTCCACCTTTTGGTCCTCCTCCCCATCTGGGTCCTCCTGCACCAGTAATTTCCCAGCAATCATTTCCTTCTCAACCTCCATTGGTTTCTCATAACAAGACTCCACTTCCGTCACTGCCACTATCCCCAAGATCATCTTATCAACCTCATCCTTTACCACATGAAGTTGGTGCCACACCCACT GGAAATCAACAGACCCATATGGTTTCTACTACTCATGGGTCTCATATGGATCCATCTGCTAGAGGTGAAGTACCGCCAAAACAATCATCTTGTTTTCCTCCGTCTGGGGTCAGCATTGCACGCGAACATGTTGGCTATAATTCGTCGAGGCATGTGGAATATGGAGAGGATGATGCTTATATAAATCCCCAAGCTTCACAGCATAGGCAGCAGTATCTGCCTGGTAGTGTGCCTTTCACACAAAGGCCTGTGCTTCCTGAACTCCCATCTCAACGACCACCTAGCCATTTCCCTTATCCAAATTCAGCTCAACAACATCAATACCcctcttattcattaccaaacTTTGCCGATGGTCCAAGGAGATATATAGCTGATGAGCACTGGCGGAAGCAAGGAAATGACTTTAAAGTGGATCATCCTCGTGGTGGGTGGATGCCAGGAGGAAGGCCGTGTTCAGGTCCATCTTTTTCACAAGAAG GTTACCACGAAAGGCCTCCTGCAAGTACCATAAGTTATCAGCACTCTGCCCCAAATACTCTACCTTCGTCTGGTCAAGTGCCAG TTCATGGTGTTCCAATAATGGCGTCTAGACCAAACATGTCCACCAACTGGAGGCCAACATAG